A stretch of the Deinobacterium chartae genome encodes the following:
- a CDS encoding PTS fructose-like transporter subunit IIB, with product MARIVAVTACPTGIAHTYMAAEALQRAARAAGHSLRVETQGSVGAQDVLTPDEIEAADAVILAVDASVDRARFAGKRLIEVSTSEAIRNAPGVLEQAVGSAAAPAAAPAQTGELRIVGITSCPTGIAHTFMAAEGLEGGARTLGHTIKVETQGSVGAGNALTPQDIAQADLVVIAADTNVDLSRFAGKRLYQTGTKPAIKDGAAVIRQALEQARPHGAAAGTAADASGREDADYLASIQAGKSQRKPQFSAYRHLMTGVSFMLPFVVAGGLLIALAFAIGGIYVFQDQYAGTLGNTLFKIGSNGAFGLFIPVLAGYIAFSIADRPGLAPGMVGGFLAVLTGSGFLGGIAAGFLAGYITFYLNRGIRLPRTLEGLKPTLILPLLGTLLTGLLMMYVVGTPVATVMTALTEWLRGLQSTSAGVLGALLGAMMSFDMGGPLNKAAYTFSTGLLGSEVYGPMAAAMVAGMTPPLGLALASWLFKNRFTTDEREAGKAAAVLGLAFITEGAIPFAARDPLRVIPSLVVGSAVAGAISMIAGCTLRVPHGGVFVLFIPNAVTNLPMYIVALLTGTVITALMLLLLKRPLAGTPRTQDAPVAAD from the coding sequence ATGGCAAGAATCGTCGCTGTCACGGCATGCCCTACCGGCATCGCCCACACCTACATGGCCGCCGAGGCCCTGCAACGCGCGGCCCGCGCGGCCGGACACAGCCTGCGCGTGGAAACGCAGGGCTCGGTGGGAGCCCAAGATGTCCTCACCCCCGACGAGATCGAGGCCGCCGACGCGGTGATCCTGGCGGTTGACGCCAGCGTGGACCGCGCGCGCTTCGCGGGCAAGCGCCTGATCGAGGTCAGCACTTCGGAGGCCATCCGCAATGCGCCCGGCGTTCTCGAGCAGGCCGTGGGCAGCGCTGCCGCCCCCGCGGCCGCCCCGGCCCAGACGGGCGAGCTGCGTATCGTGGGCATCACCTCCTGCCCCACCGGCATCGCGCACACCTTCATGGCCGCCGAAGGCCTCGAGGGCGGCGCGCGGACGCTGGGCCACACCATCAAGGTCGAGACCCAGGGCTCGGTGGGCGCGGGTAATGCCCTGACCCCGCAGGACATCGCCCAGGCGGACCTGGTGGTCATCGCCGCCGACACCAACGTGGACCTGTCACGCTTCGCGGGCAAGCGGCTGTACCAGACCGGCACCAAGCCCGCCATCAAAGACGGTGCGGCCGTCATCCGTCAGGCCCTCGAGCAGGCCCGCCCCCACGGCGCTGCGGCGGGCACCGCGGCCGACGCGTCTGGCCGCGAGGACGCCGACTACCTGGCCTCGATCCAGGCGGGCAAGTCACAGCGCAAGCCGCAGTTCAGCGCCTACCGTCACCTGATGACCGGCGTGTCCTTCATGCTGCCCTTTGTGGTCGCCGGCGGCTTGCTGATCGCCCTGGCCTTTGCCATCGGCGGCATCTACGTTTTCCAGGACCAGTACGCGGGCACGCTGGGCAACACGCTGTTCAAGATCGGCTCGAACGGGGCCTTCGGGCTGTTCATCCCGGTGCTGGCCGGCTACATCGCCTTCAGCATCGCCGACCGCCCCGGCCTCGCGCCCGGCATGGTGGGCGGCTTCCTGGCGGTCCTCACCGGCAGTGGCTTCCTGGGCGGCATCGCGGCCGGCTTTCTGGCCGGTTACATCACCTTCTACCTCAACCGGGGTATCCGGCTGCCGCGCACCCTCGAGGGCCTCAAGCCCACCCTGATCCTGCCGCTGCTGGGCACCCTGCTCACCGGCCTGCTGATGATGTACGTGGTCGGCACCCCGGTCGCCACGGTCATGACCGCCCTCACCGAGTGGCTCAGGGGGTTGCAGTCCACCTCGGCAGGCGTACTGGGTGCCCTGCTGGGTGCGATGATGTCCTTTGACATGGGAGGGCCGCTGAACAAGGCCGCCTACACGTTCTCCACCGGTCTGCTCGGCAGCGAGGTCTACGGCCCGATGGCCGCCGCAATGGTCGCGGGCATGACGCCCCCGCTGGGTCTGGCCCTGGCCAGTTGGCTGTTCAAGAACCGCTTTACCACCGACGAGCGCGAGGCGGGCAAGGCCGCCGCAGTGCTGGGCCTGGCCTTCATCACCGAGGGGGCCATCCCCTTCGCCGCGCGCGATCCGCTGCGGGTGATTCCCAGCCTGGTCGTCGGCTCGGCCGTAGCCGGAGCGATCAGCATGATCGCGGGCTGCACGCTGCGCGTTCCGCACGGCGGCGTCTTCGTGCTGTTCATTCCCAACGCGGTCACCAACTTGCCGATGTACATCGTGGCCCTGCTGACCGGCACGGTCATCACCGCCCTGATGCTGCTCCTGCTCAAGCGCCCGCTTGCGGGCACTCCCCGCACCCAGGACGCTCCGGTCGCGGCGGACTGA
- the tmk gene encoding dTMP kinase: MSGLFISLEGPEGAGKSTQARHLAAALRAEGRAVLETREPGGTPLGDRVREAVLYAEIEVAPVAEFLLYSASRAQLVRDVIRPALERGEVVICDRYADSSMAYQGHGRGLPLEFVEDVTWQATGGLRPHLTFLFDLDPRIGLERAARKGQPDRLERADLSFHARVREGFLELARAQPERIYVLDATRPEPEITAEILEVLRSSLRYLPAGRPE, translated from the coding sequence GTGAGCGGCCTGTTTATTTCCCTCGAGGGGCCCGAGGGTGCCGGCAAGAGCACGCAAGCACGCCACCTCGCGGCCGCCCTGCGCGCCGAGGGCCGCGCGGTCCTCGAGACCCGCGAGCCGGGCGGAACGCCGCTGGGTGACCGGGTGCGTGAGGCGGTGCTGTACGCCGAGATCGAGGTGGCCCCGGTCGCCGAGTTTTTGCTGTACAGCGCCAGCCGTGCCCAACTGGTGCGGGACGTGATCCGCCCGGCGCTCGAGCGCGGCGAGGTGGTCATCTGTGACCGCTACGCCGACTCGAGCATGGCCTACCAGGGGCACGGGCGCGGCCTGCCGCTCGAGTTCGTGGAAGACGTGACCTGGCAGGCCACCGGGGGGCTCCGGCCCCACCTGACCTTCCTGTTTGACCTTGACCCCCGCATCGGCCTCGAGCGCGCCGCCCGCAAGGGCCAGCCTGACCGCCTCGAGCGGGCTGACCTGTCCTTTCACGCCCGGGTGCGCGAGGGTTTTCTGGAGCTGGCCCGCGCCCAGCCCGAGCGGATCTACGTGCTCGATGCGACCCGTCCGGAGCCCGAGATCACCGCCGAGATCCTCGAGGTGCTGCGTTCGAGCCTGCGTTACCTGCCTGCCGGACGGCCCGAGTAA
- a CDS encoding Nif3-like dinuclear metal center hexameric protein yields the protein MSNGPILRDDLVAWLGDYLEVSKFNDPSANGLQIEGRPEITRIAVAVDSSLRTITEAVESGADMLIAHHGLFWGQQQLITGAHYRRVRAAIEGGLNLYVSHLPLDAHPEVGNNAVLAQALGLENVEPFGSFRGQKVGVKGTLPLPLDLQGLADRIQKTTGEICLVHGGGPGEVRRVGIVSGDASSNLPEAAREGLDTFITGEPRHATFHDSFENGINAVYAGHYETETFGVRALAIKIEETFGIPWQFIHAPTGL from the coding sequence ATGAGCAACGGCCCCATTCTCCGTGACGACCTCGTAGCCTGGCTGGGCGACTACCTCGAGGTCTCCAAGTTCAATGACCCCAGCGCCAACGGCTTGCAGATCGAAGGACGTCCCGAGATCACCCGCATCGCCGTCGCGGTGGACTCCTCGCTGCGGACCATCACCGAGGCGGTCGAGTCCGGCGCGGACATGCTGATCGCGCACCACGGCCTGTTCTGGGGACAGCAGCAGCTGATCACCGGGGCCCATTACCGCCGGGTCCGCGCGGCCATCGAGGGCGGCTTAAACCTGTACGTCTCCCATCTGCCGCTCGACGCTCACCCCGAGGTGGGCAACAACGCCGTGCTGGCCCAGGCCCTGGGTCTCGAGAACGTCGAGCCCTTCGGTTCGTTCCGGGGCCAGAAGGTGGGCGTCAAGGGAACGCTGCCGCTTCCCCTCGACCTGCAGGGCTTGGCGGACCGCATTCAGAAGACCACCGGCGAGATCTGCCTGGTGCACGGCGGCGGCCCGGGCGAGGTGCGCCGGGTGGGGATCGTCTCCGGTGACGCCTCGAGCAATCTGCCCGAAGCGGCCCGCGAGGGGCTCGATACCTTCATCACCGGCGAGCCGCGGCACGCGACCTTCCACGATTCGTTCGAGAACGGCATCAATGCGGTGTACGCCGGGCACTACGAGACCGAGACCTTCGGCGTGCGCGCCCTGGCGATCAAGATCGAGGAGACCTTCGGGATCCCCTGGCAGTTCATCCACGCGCCCACCGGACTGTGA
- a CDS encoding delta-60 repeat domain-containing protein, which translates to MRSPLSTRFSALLLLCGCASSPIPEPSSLDLYPPKRALSAQAGQSVQLSFTLHNTSSQPLPYTLSSDASWMKPVDTAGVSAPKTGHTVQVTVTCPTEAGSYQGRLEAATNAVKDGNRTSEVNLECLEGPVQPDFTLNANPLNLSAKAGEAAAGKFTVLNSTSESLELSVKLPKGSNWLQVGAFNPKLEGGALLEVPISALCPVQGGSFQTTLEVSAKNGPTRSLEVSLNCAAPPAPQPQPQPQPQPTVPKGEVNADFGTNGMVRLDFGGNTERARSIWVRNGKIYLAGESNAGGLVIARLNLTGTPDPTFGKAGKKSLNLLDEKHINNVGEVISDDAGIYAFVLAQSQPSIIRLSPDSAEPDLNFGQNGIASLSFESPPLALQVTDQHLYAAGNINNKPSIARLIKQSGELDLTYDALENGKVDGIITFDLQGPGVSALASLDSTSWALTAEALYSSSNSGAVKTTTPLDLESCTPLPGSWTRPYASMFNNAPLFTATCDEDKSSRILRPSQNTFVEFPIDALASGGANKHFWAGSSLYVMGHSSDAATIVRFKSNLTPDASFGNAGSIKLNYSGFKDVAHHAVLYQGTLYVAATVGIGGEMDIAVLALK; encoded by the coding sequence ATGAGATCCCCCCTGTCCACGCGGTTCTCAGCGCTGTTACTGCTCTGCGGTTGTGCCAGCTCTCCGATCCCCGAACCGTCCTCGCTCGACCTCTACCCACCCAAACGCGCGCTCAGCGCCCAGGCGGGGCAATCGGTTCAGCTCAGCTTTACCCTGCACAACACCAGTTCACAGCCCCTGCCCTACACCCTCAGTTCCGACGCTTCCTGGATGAAGCCGGTTGATACGGCCGGCGTCTCGGCTCCCAAAACCGGCCATACTGTCCAAGTCACAGTCACCTGCCCCACCGAAGCCGGAAGTTATCAGGGTCGCCTCGAGGCCGCGACCAACGCAGTCAAGGACGGTAACCGCACTTCTGAAGTCAACCTCGAGTGCCTCGAAGGACCGGTCCAGCCCGACTTCACCCTGAACGCCAACCCGCTGAACCTCTCGGCCAAAGCGGGCGAGGCGGCAGCGGGCAAGTTCACCGTGCTCAACTCCACCTCGGAGTCCCTCGAGTTGAGCGTCAAACTCCCAAAGGGTAGCAACTGGCTGCAGGTGGGCGCTTTCAATCCCAAACTCGAGGGTGGGGCCCTGCTCGAGGTTCCCATCTCGGCACTCTGCCCCGTGCAGGGGGGTAGCTTCCAGACGACCCTCGAGGTGTCCGCCAAGAACGGTCCGACGCGCAGCCTCGAGGTGAGCCTGAACTGCGCGGCTCCCCCTGCTCCGCAGCCGCAACCGCAGCCGCAACCGCAGCCCACGGTACCCAAAGGTGAGGTGAATGCTGACTTTGGCACCAATGGGATGGTCCGCCTTGATTTTGGCGGTAATACCGAACGCGCTAGATCCATTTGGGTTCGGAACGGCAAGATCTACCTGGCTGGGGAGAGCAATGCGGGCGGACTCGTGATTGCTCGTCTTAACCTGACCGGTACTCCCGACCCAACTTTTGGGAAAGCAGGGAAAAAGAGCCTCAACCTCTTGGATGAAAAACACATAAACAACGTAGGGGAGGTCATAAGCGACGATGCAGGCATTTACGCTTTTGTGCTTGCGCAATCTCAACCCAGCATCATCCGCTTGAGTCCCGATTCAGCCGAACCCGACTTGAACTTCGGCCAGAACGGCATTGCATCCTTATCCTTTGAGAGCCCACCGCTGGCCCTGCAGGTAACCGATCAGCACCTCTATGCGGCTGGCAATATTAATAACAAACCCAGCATTGCCCGCTTGATCAAGCAAAGCGGAGAACTGGACCTGACCTATGACGCCCTTGAAAACGGCAAAGTAGACGGTATCATCACTTTTGACCTCCAGGGACCCGGAGTTTCGGCCCTCGCATCGCTGGACAGCACGTCCTGGGCTCTGACCGCCGAAGCTCTGTACAGCTCGTCCAACTCTGGAGCTGTCAAAACCACCACTCCGCTCGACCTCGAGAGTTGTACCCCTCTTCCTGGCAGCTGGACCAGACCTTACGCCTCGATGTTCAATAACGCCCCCCTGTTCACCGCAACCTGCGATGAGGACAAAAGCTCCCGGATCCTCCGCCCCTCTCAGAACACCTTCGTCGAATTTCCTATCGACGCCCTTGCCTCTGGCGGTGCAAACAAACACTTCTGGGCGGGTTCATCCCTGTACGTGATGGGGCATAGTTCAGACGCTGCCACCATCGTCCGGTTCAAATCCAACCTGACCCCCGATGCATCCTTTGGCAACGCGGGGAGCATCAAACTGAACTATTCCGGCTTCAAGGATGTCGCTCATCACGCCGTGCTTTACCAGGGAACCCTGTACGTCGCTGCCACCGTCGGCATCGGTGGAGAGATGGATATCGCCGTCCTTGCCCTGAAATAA
- a CDS encoding acyl-CoA dehydrogenase family protein, with protein sequence MTATDKQIIKGGMFLIQEADPQNVYTPEDFDDTLRQIADATQSFIDKEVMPVIDRLEAKEEGLNQALLRKAGEQGLIAAEIPEQYEGLDLPKAASVIIAEKLSQTGGFAVTYGAHQSIGSLPTVYFGSEAQKAKYLPGLASGEIIAAYALTEPGSGSDAQAAKTSAVLSEDGTHYVLNGTKMWISNAGFADLFTVFAQLKTPEGNRFSAFLVERSFPGVSTGAEEHKMGIRSSSTRQLILEDARVPVENLLGQPGQGAKIAFNILNVGRYKLGAGGVGGAKHALALAARYAQEREQFGQPISNFGLIQEKLASVAIRSYAVESALYRLVGLIDTAIASGVDKLRAIEEYAVEASMIKILGSELLDYAVDEGVQVHGGYGFSQEYAIERAYRDSRINRIFEGTNEINRLLIPGMLLKRAMKGEIPLMQAAQKLQGELMEMSFEEEDTETPLAAEAKAIANLKKVALMVAGTAAMKYGAQVESRQEILARVADIAMLAFAAESALVRTRKLGLPELQVEMTQVYTYEAVLKAEALAREAMNMIASGDDLRTATAALRRLTKVEPVNTIRLRRHVAAAVLEANGYPQPKRA encoded by the coding sequence ATGACGGCGACCGACAAGCAGATCATCAAGGGCGGCATGTTCCTGATTCAGGAAGCGGACCCGCAAAACGTCTACACCCCCGAGGATTTCGACGACACCCTGCGCCAGATCGCGGACGCGACCCAGAGCTTCATCGACAAGGAAGTGATGCCGGTCATCGACCGCCTCGAGGCCAAAGAAGAAGGCCTCAACCAAGCGCTGCTGCGCAAGGCCGGCGAGCAGGGCCTGATCGCTGCCGAGATCCCCGAGCAGTACGAGGGTCTGGACCTGCCCAAGGCCGCCAGCGTCATCATCGCCGAAAAACTGTCGCAGACCGGCGGCTTCGCGGTGACCTACGGCGCTCACCAGTCGATCGGCAGCCTGCCCACCGTGTACTTCGGCAGCGAAGCCCAGAAGGCCAAGTACCTGCCGGGCCTGGCCAGCGGCGAGATCATCGCGGCCTACGCCCTGACCGAACCGGGCAGCGGCTCGGACGCCCAGGCGGCCAAGACCAGCGCCGTGCTCAGCGAAGACGGCACGCACTACGTTCTCAACGGCACCAAGATGTGGATCTCCAACGCGGGCTTCGCCGACCTGTTCACGGTCTTCGCGCAGCTCAAGACCCCCGAGGGCAACCGATTCAGCGCCTTCTTGGTCGAGCGTTCTTTTCCCGGCGTGTCCACCGGCGCCGAAGAGCACAAGATGGGTATCCGCTCCTCGAGCACCCGTCAGTTGATCCTCGAGGATGCCCGCGTGCCCGTGGAGAACTTGCTGGGTCAGCCGGGCCAGGGTGCCAAGATCGCCTTTAACATCCTCAACGTGGGCCGCTACAAGCTCGGCGCGGGCGGCGTGGGCGGAGCCAAGCACGCCCTGGCCCTGGCCGCGAGGTACGCGCAGGAGCGCGAGCAGTTCGGCCAGCCGATCTCGAATTTCGGTCTGATCCAGGAAAAACTCGCGAGCGTCGCCATCCGCAGCTACGCGGTGGAAAGTGCTCTCTACCGCCTGGTGGGTCTGATCGATACGGCCATCGCGAGCGGTGTGGACAAGCTGCGGGCCATCGAGGAGTACGCGGTCGAGGCCTCGATGATCAAGATCCTCGGCTCGGAACTGCTCGACTACGCGGTCGACGAGGGTGTGCAGGTGCACGGCGGCTACGGCTTCAGCCAGGAGTACGCCATCGAGCGCGCCTACCGCGACAGCCGCATCAACCGCATCTTTGAGGGAACCAACGAGATCAACCGCCTGCTCATTCCGGGAATGCTGCTCAAACGTGCCATGAAAGGCGAGATCCCGCTGATGCAGGCTGCCCAGAAGCTCCAGGGCGAGCTGATGGAGATGTCCTTCGAGGAGGAGGACACCGAAACGCCTCTGGCCGCCGAGGCCAAAGCCATTGCCAACCTCAAGAAGGTCGCCCTGATGGTCGCGGGAACCGCCGCCATGAAGTACGGCGCCCAGGTCGAGAGCCGCCAGGAAATCCTCGCGCGGGTCGCGGACATCGCCATGCTGGCCTTCGCCGCCGAAAGTGCCCTGGTGCGCACCCGCAAGCTGGGCCTGCCCGAACTGCAAGTCGAGATGACCCAGGTCTACACCTACGAGGCCGTTCTGAAGGCCGAGGCCCTGGCCCGCGAGGCCATGAACATGATCGCCAGCGGCGACGACCTGCGCACCGCCACAGCCGCGCTGCGCCGCCTCACCAAGGTGGAGCCGGTCAACACCATCCGCCTGCGCCGCCACGTGGCCGCCGCCGTCCTTGAGGCGAACGGCTACCCGCAGCCCAAGCGCGCCTGA
- a CDS encoding thiolase family protein, whose translation MRDAVIVSAVRTPVGRGVKGTLANTRPDDLAALALEAAVKRAGIDGALVEDVLMGCAIPEAEQGLNIARLAGLRAGLPDQVGGVTINRFCASGLQTIAMAAAAIQTGMNDVLLAGGVESMSAVPMSGHNPRPNPTLMDTRPGAYISMGLTAENVAAKYGVSREDQDRFALRSHQRAAAAQDAGRFRDEIVPVPVRVDRYKGTKVVSETVMFEHDELIRRDGSLETMATLKPAFKANGSVTAGNSSPFSDGAAAALLMSAEKAEELGLKPLGRFLSFATAGVEPELMGIGPVKAIPKALEKAGLTLADVDLIELNEAFAAQSLAVVRELGIDEEKLNVNGGAIALGHPLGCSGAKLTATLLYELRRRGGRYGVVTMCIGGGMGAAGVFEAFQD comes from the coding sequence ATGAGAGACGCTGTTATCGTTTCTGCCGTCCGCACCCCCGTGGGCCGCGGCGTCAAGGGAACGCTGGCCAACACCCGGCCCGACGACCTGGCGGCCCTGGCCCTCGAGGCGGCCGTGAAGCGCGCCGGCATCGACGGAGCGTTGGTCGAGGACGTGCTGATGGGCTGCGCGATCCCCGAAGCCGAGCAGGGCCTGAACATCGCGCGTCTAGCGGGCCTGCGCGCCGGCCTGCCCGATCAGGTGGGCGGGGTCACCATCAACCGCTTCTGCGCTTCGGGCCTGCAGACCATCGCCATGGCCGCCGCGGCCATCCAGACCGGCATGAACGACGTGCTGCTCGCGGGCGGCGTGGAGAGCATGAGTGCGGTCCCCATGAGCGGTCACAACCCGCGCCCCAACCCCACCCTGATGGATACCCGACCCGGGGCCTACATCTCGATGGGCCTGACCGCCGAGAACGTCGCAGCCAAATACGGGGTCTCGCGCGAGGACCAGGACCGCTTTGCGCTGCGCAGCCACCAGCGGGCCGCCGCCGCGCAGGACGCCGGCCGGTTCAGGGACGAGATCGTACCGGTTCCGGTGCGGGTAGATCGCTACAAGGGCACCAAGGTGGTCTCCGAGACCGTTATGTTCGAACACGACGAACTGATCCGCCGCGACGGCAGCCTGGAAACCATGGCGACCCTCAAGCCGGCCTTCAAGGCGAACGGGTCGGTCACGGCCGGCAACTCCAGCCCCTTTTCGGACGGTGCGGCCGCTGCCCTGCTGATGAGCGCCGAGAAGGCCGAAGAACTGGGCTTAAAGCCGCTGGGCCGCTTCTTGTCCTTTGCGACCGCCGGCGTGGAGCCGGAACTGATGGGCATTGGCCCGGTAAAGGCCATTCCCAAGGCCCTCGAGAAGGCCGGGCTCACCCTGGCCGATGTGGATCTGATCGAGCTGAACGAGGCCTTCGCGGCGCAGAGCCTCGCGGTGGTCCGCGAACTCGGCATCGACGAGGAGAAACTCAACGTCAACGGCGGTGCCATCGCCCTGGGTCACCCGCTGGGCTGCTCGGGCGCCAAGCTGACCGCCACGCTGCTGTACGAACTGCGCCGCCGGGGAGGACGCTACGGCGTGGTCACCATGTGCATCGGCGGCGGCATGGGTGCTGCAGGCGTGTTCGAGGCATTCCAGGACTAA
- a CDS encoding 3-hydroxyacyl-CoA dehydrogenase/enoyl-CoA hydratase family protein, with translation MKIKTAAVIGAGTMGAAIAAQLANAGIPTLLLDIPLPDKPDRNFLAKAGIERAKAASPAAFMDPANAQLIRVGNLEDDLTKLAEADWIVEAVLEKLEVKRELWEKVERVAKPTAIISSNSSGIPMRLQVEGRSADFRRRFVGTHFFNPPRYLHLLEVIPTDDTAPEVVEAISRFGDQRLGKGIVVANDVPGFVANRIGVYGMIRTMQHMHAQGLTPDVVDVLTGPVLGRPKSASFRTADLSGLDIIYHVANDLQRVTPEDEDFTLPDFLVRLVEERQWLGDKTGQGFYKKVKEGGKSVILTLNLETFEYENKGKLRLAALEEIRNQPLPERIRALYALPGPEGEFLRAVMRDLFWYAAKMAGHVSGSIVDIDNALKWGFGWEMGPFETMDVLGADRVIQDLEAEGRALPAILEAMRAQGRTQFYSAAEVITPTGVIERYQAPYLILRDLKKDPEKVVVSRPGASLLDIGDGVLLLEFHSKMNSLGEDAIRLFDTAHKKVQELGYAGLVVGNQGENFSAGANLPLILMNAQNGDFDEIDLAIRQFQRATTSLRFSPHPTVVAPFNLTLGGGCEMALHADFVQASAETYMGLVEVGVGLIPGGGGTKELYLRMVDALLPGETLLPAVQKAFETIALAKVSTSAQHARKLGFLRDHDGITMNRDRLLEDAKRKVLELAVDYVQPQMRQDIPVMGADGIAAIKSALYGMVEGGYASEYDREVSLHVAHILCGGNITHRNARVSEQHLLDLEREAFLTLCGKRKTQERIAHMLKTGKPLRN, from the coding sequence ATGAAGATCAAGACCGCAGCCGTCATCGGTGCCGGCACCATGGGTGCCGCCATCGCCGCGCAACTCGCCAATGCCGGCATTCCCACCCTGCTGCTCGACATCCCCTTGCCGGACAAACCCGACCGTAACTTCCTCGCCAAGGCCGGCATCGAACGCGCCAAGGCGGCGAGTCCCGCCGCCTTCATGGACCCGGCCAACGCGCAGCTCATCCGGGTCGGCAACCTCGAAGACGACCTCACCAAGCTCGCCGAGGCCGACTGGATCGTCGAGGCGGTCCTCGAGAAACTCGAGGTCAAGCGCGAACTGTGGGAAAAGGTCGAGCGGGTCGCCAAGCCCACTGCCATCATCTCGTCGAACTCCAGCGGCATTCCGATGCGACTGCAGGTCGAGGGCCGCAGCGCGGACTTCCGCCGCCGCTTCGTAGGAACCCACTTCTTCAACCCTCCGCGCTACCTGCACCTGCTCGAGGTGATTCCCACCGACGACACCGCGCCCGAGGTGGTCGAGGCCATCTCGCGTTTCGGGGACCAGCGCCTGGGCAAGGGCATCGTCGTCGCCAACGACGTGCCCGGCTTTGTCGCCAACCGCATCGGCGTGTACGGCATGATCCGCACCATGCAGCACATGCACGCCCAGGGGCTCACTCCCGACGTGGTGGACGTGCTGACCGGTCCTGTTCTGGGCCGCCCCAAAAGTGCCTCGTTCCGCACCGCTGACCTTTCGGGCCTGGACATCATCTATCACGTTGCCAACGACTTGCAACGCGTCACTCCCGAGGACGAGGACTTCACCCTGCCCGACTTCCTGGTCCGCCTGGTCGAGGAGCGGCAATGGCTGGGCGACAAGACCGGCCAGGGCTTTTACAAGAAGGTCAAAGAAGGCGGCAAGAGCGTCATCTTGACCCTGAACCTGGAGACTTTCGAGTACGAAAACAAGGGCAAGCTGCGCCTCGCCGCCCTCGAGGAGATCCGCAACCAGCCCCTGCCCGAGCGCATCCGCGCCCTGTACGCGCTGCCGGGCCCCGAGGGCGAGTTCCTGCGCGCGGTCATGCGCGACCTGTTCTGGTACGCGGCCAAGATGGCCGGTCACGTCTCCGGCTCGATCGTGGACATCGACAACGCCCTCAAGTGGGGCTTCGGCTGGGAGATGGGCCCGTTCGAGACCATGGACGTTCTGGGCGCAGACCGCGTGATTCAGGACCTCGAGGCCGAGGGCCGCGCGCTGCCCGCCATCCTCGAGGCCATGCGGGCGCAGGGTCGCACCCAGTTTTACAGCGCTGCCGAGGTCATCACGCCCACCGGGGTCATCGAGCGCTACCAGGCTCCCTACCTGATCCTGAGAGACCTCAAGAAGGACCCCGAGAAGGTCGTGGTGTCCAGGCCCGGAGCCAGCCTGCTCGACATCGGTGATGGCGTGCTGCTGCTCGAGTTCCATTCGAAGATGAACTCGCTGGGCGAAGACGCCATCCGGCTGTTCGACACCGCCCACAAGAAGGTACAGGAACTCGGCTACGCCGGGCTGGTGGTCGGCAACCAGGGCGAAAACTTCTCGGCCGGGGCCAACTTGCCCTTGATCTTGATGAACGCCCAAAACGGCGACTTCGACGAGATCGACCTGGCCATCCGCCAGTTCCAGCGCGCCACCACCAGCCTGCGTTTCTCGCCGCACCCCACGGTGGTCGCCCCGTTCAACCTCACGCTGGGCGGCGGCTGTGAAATGGCGCTGCACGCCGACTTCGTGCAGGCCTCGGCCGAAACCTACATGGGCCTGGTGGAAGTCGGCGTGGGCCTGATCCCGGGCGGCGGCGGCACCAAAGAACTCTACCTGCGCATGGTAGACGCGCTGCTTCCCGGCGAGACCCTGCTGCCCGCCGTGCAAAAAGCCTTCGAGACCATCGCGCTGGCCAAGGTGTCCACCTCGGCGCAGCACGCCCGCAAGCTCGGTTTTCTGCGCGACCACGACGGCATCACCATGAACCGCGACCGCCTGCTCGAGGACGCCAAGCGCAAGGTGCTCGAACTGGCCGTGGACTACGTGCAGCCGCAGATGCGTCAGGACATTCCGGTGATGGGCGCAGACGGCATCGCCGCCATCAAGAGTGCCCTGTACGGCATGGTCGAGGGCGGCTACGCCTCCGAGTACGACCGTGAGGTCTCGCTGCACGTCGCACACATCCTGTGCGGCGGCAACATCACCCACCGAAATGCCAGGGTGTCCGAGCAGCACCTGCTCGACCTCGAGCGCGAGGCGTTCTTGACGCTGTGCGGCAAGCGCAAGACCCAAGAGCGCATCGCACACATGCTCAAGACCGGCAAGCCCCTGAGGAACTGA
- a CDS encoding ArsR/SmtB family transcription factor → MEPQASPFPLPPLEVLRALADPTRLRILSYLLEAKQACQAGREWNGGSISQTLGLAQPTVSHHMKQLVGAGLVTAIKEGTTVYYSLGSEGFQEVRVYLEPFLAISATPKE, encoded by the coding sequence ATGGAGCCTCAGGCCTCTCCTTTCCCGCTTCCACCGCTCGAGGTGCTGCGCGCCCTGGCCGACCCCACCCGGCTGCGCATCCTGTCGTACCTGCTCGAGGCCAAACAGGCCTGCCAAGCCGGGCGTGAGTGGAACGGCGGGTCCATCTCCCAGACGCTGGGGCTGGCACAACCCACGGTGAGCCACCACATGAAGCAGCTGGTCGGCGCCGGACTGGTAACGGCCATCAAGGAAGGCACCACCGTGTACTACAGCCTGGGATCCGAAGGCTTTCAGGAGGTCCGGGTCTACCTCGAGCCTTTTCTGGCCATCTCGGCTACCCCGAAGGAGTGA